One region of Salvia miltiorrhiza cultivar Shanhuang (shh) chromosome 3, IMPLAD_Smil_shh, whole genome shotgun sequence genomic DNA includes:
- the LOC131014977 gene encoding LOW QUALITY PROTEIN: pre-rRNA-processing protein esf2-like (The sequence of the model RefSeq protein was modified relative to this genomic sequence to represent the inferred CDS: inserted 1 base in 1 codon), with the protein MIVSGGMAEEEEMAAERESAQSGDDASLDEEAVRRERRREKKRKRLLKEAEKAEKRGVCYLSRVPPHMNPLRLRQILSQYGEIGRVYLTPEDPANQMRRKKSGGFRGQEFSEGWVEFIDKKVAKRVASMLNGEQIGGKKRSSIYYDLWNIKYLSKFKWDDLKEETEIKNATREQKLVLELSAAKKERDXYLSKVDQSKAISKIGERLKKKRKIEMVPKVVRHFPQKRPFGNETGENKGQLSRDILAGVFGS; encoded by the exons ATGATCGTATCTGGTGGAatggcggaggaggaggagatggCGGCGGAGAGAGAGAGCGCGCAAAGTGGGGATGATGCGAGCTTGGATGAAGAAGCtgtgaggagagagagacggAGGGAGAAAAAGAGGAAGCGGCTGTTAAAAGAAGCTGAGAAAGCAGAGAAGCGGGGCGTTTGCTATTTGAGTCGGGTGCCTCCGCATATGAATCCGTTGAGGCTTCGCCAAATTCTTTCACAGTATGGAGAAATAGGCCGAGTTTATCTTACTCCAGAAG ATCCTGCTAATCAAATGCGCCGGAAAAAGTCTGGTGGATTCAGGGGGCAAGAGTTCTCAGAGGG GTGGGTTGAGTTCATTGACAAGAAAGTTGCAAAGAGAGTTGCGAGCATGTTGAATGGAGAACAAATTG GTGGAAAGAAAAGGTCATCCATCTACTATGACCTGTGGAATATCAAATATTTGAGTAAATTTAAGTGGGATGATCTTAAAGAGGAGACAG AAATAAAGAATGCTACTCGAGAGCAGAAGCTGGTGTTGGAACTCTCTGCTGCCAAAAAAGAGCGAG TTTATCTCTCCAAAGTTGACCAATCAAAGGCGATTAGTAAGATTGGAGAGCGGTTAAAGAAG AAGCGGAAGATTGAAATGGTACCGAAAGTAGTCCGCCATTTCCCTCAGAAGAGACCATTCGGGAACGAAACCGGAGAGAACAAGGGCCAACTATCAAGGGACATCTTGGCAGGA GTTTTTGGCTCGTGA